A part of Anas acuta chromosome 26, bAnaAcu1.1, whole genome shotgun sequence genomic DNA contains:
- the MYO1F gene encoding unconventional myosin-If, whose amino-acid sequence MGSKERFHWQSHNVKQSGVDDMVLLSKISEEAIVENLKKRFMDDYIFTYIGPVLISVNPFKQMPYFTDREIELYQGAAQYENPPHIYALTDNMYRNMLIDGENQCVIISGESGAGKTVAAKYIMGYISKVSGGGDKVQHVKDIILQSNPLLEAFGNAKTVRNNNSSRFGKYFEIQFSRGGEPDGGKISNFLLEKSRVVSQNEHERNFHIYYQLIEGASQEQRQNLGIMSPDYYYYLNQSDTYQVEGTDDRNDFHETMNAMQVIGIRGEDQQLVLQIVAGILHLGNISFREEGNYAQVENADSLAFPAYLLGIDRNRLNSKVTSRKMDSKWGGRSESITVTLNVEQAAYTRDALAKGLYARVFDFLVESINRAMQKPYEEYSIGVLDIYGFEIFQKNGFEQFCINFVNEKLQQIFIELTLKAEQEEYVQEGIKWTQIQYFNNKVVCDLIENKLNPPGIMSVLDDVCATMHATGEGADQTLLQKLQAAVGTHEHFNSWSSGFVIHHYAGKVSYDVNGFCERNRDVLFTDLIELMQSSEYGFIRMLFPEKLDSDKKGRPTTAGSKIKKQANDLVNTLMKCTPHYIRCIKPNETKKPRDWEESRVKHQVEYLGLKENIRVRRAGFAYRRLFQKFLQRYAILTPETWPCWRGDERQGVQHLLSSVNMDPDQYQMGRSKVFVKNPESLFLLEEMRERKFDGFARVIQKAWRRHIAIRKYEQMREEASSILYNCKERRRNSINRNFVGDYLGMEERPELRQFLAKRERVDFADSITKYDRRFKPIKRDFILTPKYFYLIGREKVKKGPEKGQIKEVLKKKVEIQAVSGVSLSTRQDDFFILHENDADNFLESIFKTELVSLLSKRYEELTHTKLQLTFKDTLQFRVKKEGWGGGGTRNVTFMRGQGDVAILKAGGKTLTVSIGDGLPRNSKPTRKGVTQTRGGSRHPAPSRSAPPAPQGTFKNGAPQFPRGNSQAQRDTYKTPQKQLRAPPATVLPTQSTNRRPKTRPPSEQNMEFLNVPDQGVAGMQRRRSVGQRPPPAGRPKPQPKVAMPRCRALYQYIGQDVDELSFNVGDIIDILLEDISGWWKGRLHGKEGLFPGNYVQKI is encoded by the exons ATG ggcagcaaggAGCGCTTCCACTGGCAGAGCCACAATGTCAAGCAGAGTGGGGTGGATGACATGGTCTTGCTCTCCAAGATCTCCGAGGAGGCCATCGTGGAGAACCTCAAGAAGCGCTTTATGGATGATTACATCTTC ACCTACATCGGGCCAGTGCTCATCTCCGTCAACCCCTTCAAGCAGATGCCGTACTTCACTGACCGAGAGATCGAGCTGTACCAGGGGGCG GCTCAGTATGAAAATCCCCCCCACATCTATGCGCTGACAGACAACATGTACCGAAACATGCTGATCGACGGGGAGAACCAATGCGTCATCATCAG TGGAGAAAGCGGGGCCGGGAAAACAGTGGCAGCAAAATACATCATGGGCTACATCTCCAAAGTGTCTGGGGGTGGCGACAAGGTGCAG CACGTGAAGGACATCATCCTGCAGTCCAACCCACTGCTGGAAGCCTTCGGCAATGCCAAAACTGTCCGCAACAACAACTCGAGCCGCTTT GGGAAGTACTTCGAGATCCAGTTCAGCCGGGGCGGCGAGCCCGATGGGGGGAAGATCTCCAACTTCCTGCTGGAGAAGTCACGGGTGGTGAGCCAGAACGAGCACGAGAGGAACTTCCACATCTACTACCAG CTCATCGAAGGAGCATCCCAGGAGCAGCGGCAGAACCTCGGCATCATGAGCCCGGATTATTACTACTACTTGAACCAGTCAGACACGTACCAGGTAGAAGGCACAGACGATCGCAACGACTTCCATGAGACCATG AACGCCATGCAGGTGATCGGCATCCGGGGCGAGGaccagcagctggtgctgcagatCGTGGCAGGGATCCTCCACCTGGGCAATATCAGCTTTCGGGAGGAGGGCAACTATGCCCAGGTGGAAAATGCTGACT ccctggcctTCCCCGCCTACCTGCTGGGCATCGACCGCAACCGCCTCAACAGCAAGGTCACCAGCCGCAAGATGGACAGCAAGTGGGGCGGACGCTCTGAGTCCATCACTGTCACCCTCAACGTGGAGCAGGCAGCTTACACCCGGGATGCCCTGGCCAAGGGGCTCTACGCTCGTGTCTTTGACTTCCTCGTGGAG TCCATCAACCGAGCCATGCAGAAGCCATATGAGGAGTACAGCATTGGGGTGCTGGACATCTACGGCTTTGAAATATTCCAG aaaaatggttttgagCAGTTCTGCATTAACTTTGTGAACGAGAAACTGCAGCAGATCTTCATAGAGCTGACCCTGAAGGCAGAACAG GAGGAGTACGTCCAGGAGGGCATCAAATGGACCCAGATCCAGTATTTCAACAACAAGGTGGTGTGCGACCTGATAGAGAACAAGCTG AACCCTCCTGGGATCATGAGTGTTCTGGACGACGTCTGTGCCACCATGCACGCCACCGGCGAGGGCGCCGACCAGACCCTActgcagaagctgcaggcagctgtgggcACCCATGAGCACTTCAACAGCTGGAGCTCAGGCTTTGTCATCCACCACTACGCGGGCAAG gtCTCCTACGATGTGAACGGCTTCTGTGAGCGCAACCGGGACGTGCTCTTCACCGACCTGATTGAGCTCATGCAGAGCAGCGAATA CGGTTTCATCCGGATGCTTTTCCCGGAGAAGCTTGATTCTGACAAAAAGGGCCGCCCAACCACTGCAGGCTCCAAAATCAAG AAACAGGCCAACGACTTGGTGAACACATTAATGAAGTGCACACCACACTACATCCGCTGCATCAAGCCCAACGAGACCAAGAAACCCCGTGACTGGGAGGAGAGCAG GGTGAAGCACCAAGTCGAGTACCTGGGGCTGAAGGAGAACATCCGCGTACGCAGGGCTGGTTTCGCCTACCGCCGCCTCTTCCAGAAATTCTTACAACG CTATGCCATCCTCACCCCCGAGACGTGGCCTTGCTGGCGTGGGGATGAGCGGCAAGGCGTGCAGCACTTGCTGAGTTCCGTCAACATGGACCCAGACCAGTACCAGATGGGACGGAGCAAGGTGTTTGTCAAGAACCCAGAGTCG CTCTTCCTCCTGGAGGAGATGCGGGAGCGGAAATTTGACGGCTTCGCCCGGGTGATCCAGAAGGCCTGGCGCCGGCACATCGCCATCCGGAAATATGAGCAGATGAGAGAGGAGG CCTCCAGCATCCTCTACAACTGCAAAGAGCGGCGGAGGAACAGCATCAACAGGAATTTTGTGGGCGATTACCTGGGCATGGAGGAGCGGCCAGAGCTGCGGCAGTTCCTAGCCAAGAGGGAGCGGGTTGACTTCGCCGACTCCATCACGAAGTATGACCGGAGGTTCAAG CCCATCAAGCGGGACTTCATCCTCACCCCCAAGTACTTTTACCTGATTGGGCGGGAGAAGGTGAAGAAAGGCCCTGAGAAGGGGCAAATCAAGGAGGTGCTCAAGAAGAAGGTGGAGATCCAGGCAGTGAGCGGCGTCTCACTGAG CACCCGGCAGGATGATTTCTTCATCCTCCATGAGAATGATGCCGACAACTTCCTCGAGTCCATCTTCAAGACAGAGCTGGTCAGCCTGCTGAGCAAGCGCTATGAGGAGCTCACCCATACCAAGCTGCAACTCACCTTCAAAGACAC ACTACAGTTTCGGGTGAAGAAGGAGGGCTGGGGCGGTGGCGGCACCCGCAATGTCACCTTCATGAGAGGACAGGGCGACGTGGCCATCCTCAAAGCTGGAGGCAAAACCCTTACGGTCAGCATCGGGGACGGGCTCCCCAGGAACTCCA AGCCCACAAGGAAGGGGGTGACACAGaccagaggtggcagcaggcaTCCAGCACCCTCCCGGAGCGCACCCCCCGCACCCCAAG GTACCTTCAAGAACGGGGCTCCCCAGTTCCCACGTGGGAACAGCCAGGCTCAGCGGGACACCTACAAGACACCCCAGAAGCAGCTGCGGGCACCACCGGCCACAGTGCTGCCCACCCAAAGCACAAACCGCCGGCCAAAGACACGGCCCCCATCCGAGCAGAACATGGAGTTTCTCAACGTGCCTGACCAGGGGGTGGCCGG CATGCAGCGGAGGCGAAGCGTGGGCCAGCGGCCACCCCCAGCCGGGCGCCCCAAGCCACAGCCCAAGGTGGCCATGCCGCGCTGCCGTGCGCTGTACCAGTACATCGGGCAGGACGTGGATGAGCTCAGCTTCAACGTGGGGGACATCATTGACATCCTGCTAGAAG atATCTCTGGTTGGTGGAAGGGACGGCTGCATGGCAAGGAGGGGCTTTTCCCTGGGAACTACGTGCAGAAGATCTGA